Proteins from a genomic interval of Bombus affinis isolate iyBomAffi1 chromosome 14, iyBomAffi1.2, whole genome shotgun sequence:
- the LOC126924556 gene encoding Fanconi anemia group I protein isoform X3: protein MSQRFEKLRERGNKSEICAFVQESSVEQLTRLIHSSICKSNGLKTLDDLLQAFSNSEACQTKRRKVIESTLKNLEETNISLGQANAIVNRIISDLPNYSKQHLVKLVDFCLTNIRNNDNELCSWKDLLPALLEALENEKYIVHADAEVSGTEYKSLIIKAICNYHWNVNLLPSLAKMFGDMVLDKTDRNEVLRTLCSALPNLPLDQVPSFTYQTLKLCPNQDNRKLLNALSKYFKLCYSKTNLSDDSNSLENIDIINLKEVQDIESTVLYHVYQAAQLNHENMKDFIRFLKHVSHAPEYVLQPFMLSVLMSVSTIYEDQIFEILRLAVVNSSLEKEKRQNSAWMRQLLPTPCNIIGIIRQVIDSSNKDRHLVLRGLTNLAFTLMNADQKSKNNATAMWSIGSEIIREIIKKRHETIPIVLQELINKIVAGGMPTTHYTDCLKYMCQELSIVVLDHQVWIITILERLLFLHPTVANQVLYAIFPLARVSPNIRENLLLTLRKALYRKGALKRQTAVTGYLEMLKYTNMHSQLSFRLSQFNDSMSASSRSTLTQVTLEYNSQRRKSVTDCDKTLYYEISDILKKTFTYEYETRLHLYEGLYGTVIKNPEITEILVDMLLSHLNLYLHTDDSTLPPVKLELCTDVHGVEVVLQEPIAQLIFTLQKTYINTVVKNSHTLEKLHDILKSLCRKMAITELEHLNLEHGTDLLHGDFPKPEIKLKNLGMVIGIYEALMAFRIGEWSKGNEESSHDTNNLFKGYTRLIDFIKKQNTKTKKSDGNKSKKDRDPNNTTKKPAKSNNIKIPNTIMDLDVIRQSLPLLFSRSSTQNDVALRRDHSFCCYILQTCEQLLQHTKSFIQDTSQLQNHNYINTYIDVGRLLYKYFVQNLDEALINDEQVTILALQCFKEISCCICTLLSSELPKFLNSIFEVQSKKEPKSTNINSQLQEIIFSLKSYLKKFLTEETHNDDREKVSLLLLQIIEQFTYKINFEDYNSEEMLECIKEIIQVEDIRSPIVPTIIQFFLNLEEHSQECGDTLNEICVELCEKAGNIDNAATELIANGSYKSIREDTILQVYNVLSGHIKQKLDSASWLLMRLKAEDTIARAPETIDEAWNNRLRDKERNLCRQLSYLAQALQTLANTLIKPGPSTDLTFKNLQYLYHLLGNLTKYFYAKSNDQNAAFQAVKFIQVVQIAGKSLKSAFYNLVTYVEENQNKLKLKSDSYAQRNKILKETKVIPRVVYEIEQFNKEILLLGKRTGIPLENYLKRSITRDFRIKNPQLIEGLEGMDVSLLNTQAPENTESETSNMNDCDSNSDDDTSQSKRLRVDD, encoded by the exons atgaGTCAACGGTTTGAAAAATTGAGAGAACGTGGCAATAAATCAGAAATATGCGCATTTGTTCAAGAATCGAGCGTGGAACAG CTTACGCGATTAATACATAGCAGTATTTGTAAATCGAATGGATTAAAAACATTAGATGACCTTCTGCAAGCATTTTCCAATTCTGAAGCCTGTCAAACTAAGCGACGAAAAGTGATTGAATCTACGTTAAAAAATTTGGAGGAAACTAACATATCTCTAGGGCAAGCAAATGCGATCGTTAACCGAATAATTTCTGACTTGCCAAACTATTCAAAGCAACATCTTGTCAAACTTGTTGACTTCTGTCTCACAAATATTCGTAATAATGATAATGAGCTATGCAG tTGGAAGGATTTATTACCTGCATTACTGGAGGcactggaaaatgaaaaatatattgtacatgCAGATGCTGAAGTTTCTGGAACTGAATATAAATCACTAATTATTAAAGCCATATGTAATTATCATTGGAACGTCAATCTTTTACCATCTTTGGCAAAAATGTTTGG GGATATGGTACTAGATAAAACAGATCGTAATGAGGTTTTGAGGACATTATGTTCTGCTCTTCCAAATCTCCCTCTGGATCAAGTACCCTCATTCACATACCAGACATTAAAATTATGTCCAAATCAAGATAATAGAAAGCTTTTGAATGCCTTGTCCAAATACTTTAAGCTATGTTATTCAAAAACAAATTTGTCTGATGACAGTAATAGTCTTGAAAATATTG atataattaatttaaaagagGTACAAGACATTGAGAGCACTGTTTTGTATCATGTGTACCAAGCTGCTCAGTTAAATCATGAAAACATGAAAGATTTTATCCGTTTCCTTAAACATGTGTCTCATGCCCCAGAGTACGTGCTACAACCCTTTATGCTCTCTGTACTCATGTCAGTTTCTACAATATATGAAGATCAG ATATTTGAGATATTAAGATTGGCTGTGGTTAATAGTAgcttagaaaaagaaaaacgacaaAACAGTGCATGGATGAGACAACTTTTACCTACACCTTGCAATATAATTGGGATTATTCGACAAGTCATTGATAGCAg cAATAAAGATCGTCATTTAGTACTAAGGGGACTTACAAATTTAGCTTTTACGTTAATGAATGCTGATCAAAAATCTAAAAATAATGCAACAGCTATGTGGAGTATTGGATCCGAAATAATACGAGAAATAATTAAGAAACGTCACGAGACAATTCCTATTGTGTTACAAGAGTTGATTAATAAAATAGTAGCAGGTGGTATGCCTACAACACACTATACAG ATTGTTTAAAGTATATGTGCCAAGAATTGTCAATAGTTGTTTTGGATCATCAAGTCTGGATTATAACTATCCTCGAACGATTGTTATTTTTACATCCTACAGTTGCTAATCAAGTTTTGTATGCTATTTTTCCATTGGCGCGTGTTTCACCAAATATACGAGAAAACCTTTTATTGACTTTGAGAAAAGCTCTTTACAGGAAAGGTGCATTAAAACGACAAACAGCTGTGACAGGATATCTTGAAATGTTAAAATATACAAACATGCATTCCCAACTTAGCTTTAGACTTAGTCAATTTAATGATTCAATGAGTGCTAGTTCTAGGTCAACATTAACTCAG GTAACTTTGGAGTATAATTCGCAACGAAGAAAATCGGTTACAGACTGTGATAAAACTTTATATTATGAAATATCGGATATATTAAAAAAGACCTTTACTTATGAGTATGAAACCAGATTACACTTGTACGAAG GCCTGTATGGTACTGTGATCAAAAATCCCGAAATAACAGAAATTCTAGTAGACATGCTCCTTTCACATTTGAATCTATATCTTCATACAGATGATAGTACCTTGCCACCTGTAAAATTAGAATTGTGCACAGATGTCCATGGAGTGGAAGTAGTATTGCAAGAACCTATTGCTCAATTGATATTTACGTTGCAAAAGACATATATTAATACAGTTGTAAAAAATTCACATACTCTTGAAAAATTACATGATATTTTGAAATCACTGTGTAGGAAAATGGCAATTACAGAATTGGAGCATTTAAATTtg GAACATGGAACTGACTTACTTCATGGAGATTTTCCAAAGCCAGAGATCAAGTTAAAGAATCTTGGTATGGTCATTGGGATATATGAGGCTTTAATGGCGTTTCGAATTGGAGAATGGTCGAAGGGGAATGAGGAAAGCTCTCATGATACTAACAATTTGTTCAAAGGATATACACGTTTGATAGACTTTATTAAAaag CAAAACACAAAAACGAAAAAAAGTGATGGTAATAAATCTAAAAAGGACCGAGATCCCAATAATACAACTAAAAAGCCGGCTAAATCAAATAATATCAAAATACCAAATACTATTATGGATTTGGATGTAATTCGTCAAAGTTTACCGCTCTTATTTTC AAGGTCTTCTACTCAAAATGATGTTGCACTTAGAAGAGACCACAGCTTTTGTTGCTATATATTACAAACATGTGAACAACTCTTACAACATACAAAATCATTTATACAGGATACCTCTCAATTGCAAAATCATaactatataaatacatatattgatGTTGGAAG ATtgctttataaatattttgtacaaaatttgGATGAGGCACTTATAAATGATGAACAAGTAACTATATTGGCTTTACAATGTTTCAAGGAAATTTCTTGCTGTATATGTACATTACTCTCATCTGAATTACCAAAATTTCTCAATTCAATTT TTGAAGTACAATCCAAGAAGGAACCAAAATCTACAAATATCAATTCTCAATtacaagaaattattttttcattgaAGTCGTACCTCAAGAAGTTTCTTACAGAAGAAACGCACAATGATGACAGGGAGAAAGTATCACTTCTGTTATTACAAATAATAGAACAATTTACATATAAGATTAACTTCGAAGATTACAATTCTGAAGAG ATGCTCGAATGtataaaagaaattattcaaGTAGAAGATATTCGAAGCCCTATTGTTCCTACAATCATACAATTCTTCTTGAACTTGGAAGAACATAGTCAAGAATGTGGAGATACATTGAATGAAATTTGTGTGGAATTATGTGAAAAAGCTGGAAACATTGATAAC GCAGCAACTGAATTAATAGCAAATGGTTCATATAAAAGTATACGTGAAGATACTATACTACAAGTTTATAACGTTTTGAGTGGTCACATTAAACAAAAATTAGATAGTGCTTCATGGTTATTGATGCGATTAAAGGCAGAAGACACTATAGCTAGAGCACCTGAAACAATTGATGAAgctt GGAATAACAGATTAAGGGATAAAGAACGAAATCTATGTAGACAATTATCTTATCTTGCTCAAGCACTTCAAACATTAGCTAATACATTGATCAAACCAGGTCCATCCACTGACTTGACCTTCAAAAATTTACAATACTTGTATCATTTACTTGGTAATCTTACAAAATACTTTTATGCTAAATCGAATGATCAGAATGCAGCGTTTCAAGCAGTCAA ATTCATTCAGGTGGTACAAATAGCTGGAAAATCATTAAAATCTGCTTTCTATAATTTGGTAACATATGTAGAG gaaaatcaaaataaattaaaattaaaatccgATTCATACGCTCAaaggaataaaattttaaaagaaaCCAAAGTAATACCTCGTGTAGTATATGAAATCGAGCAatttaacaaagaaatattactACTTGGCAAAAGAACGGGC ATACCGCTAGAAAATTACTTGAAACGAAGTATAACAAGGGATTTTAGAATTAAAAATCCACAACTGATAGAGGGGCTTGAGGGAATGGATGTCAGTTTA CTCAATACACAAGCTCCAGAAAACACTGAGAGTGAAACATCGAATATGAATGATTGTGACAGCAATAGTGATGATGATACATCTCAAAGCAAACGACTCAGGGTGGATGATTGa
- the LOC126924556 gene encoding Fanconi anemia group I protein isoform X4: MSQRFEKLRERGNKSEICAFVQESSVEQLTRLIHSSICKSNGLKTLDDLLQAFSNSEACQTKRRKVIESTLKNLEETNISLGQANAIVNRIISDLPNYSKQHLVKLVDFCLTNIRNNDNELCSWKDLLPALLEALENEKYIVHADAEVSGTEYKSLIIKAICNYHWNVNLLPSLAKMFGDMVLDKTDRNEVLRTLCSALPNLPLDQVPSFTYQTLKLCPNQDNRKLLNALSKYFKLCYSKTNLSDDSNSLENIDIINLKEVQDIESTVLYHVYQAAQLNHENMKDFIRFLKHVSHAPEYVLQPFMLSVLMSVSTIYEDQIFEILRLAVVNSSLEKEKRQNSAWMRQLLPTPCNIIGIIRQVIDSSNKDRHLVLRGLTNLAFTLMNADQKSKNNATAMWSIGSEIIREIIKKRHETIPIVLQELINKIVAGGMPTTHYTDCLKYMCQELSIVVLDHQVWIITILERLLFLHPTVANQVLYAIFPLARVSPNIRENLLLTLRKALYRKGALKRQTAVTGYLEMLKYTNMHSQLSFRLSQFNDSMSASSRSTLTQVTLEYNSQRRKSVTDCDKTLYYEISDILKKTFTYEYETRLHLYEGLYGTVIKNPEITEILVDMLLSHLNLYLHTDDSTLPPVKLELCTDVHGVEVVLQEPIAQLIFTLQKTYINTVVKNSHTLEKLHDILKSLCRKMAITELEHLNLEHGTDLLHGDFPKPEIKLKNLGMVIGIYEALMAFRIGEWSKGNEESSHDTNNLFKGYTRLIDFIKKQNTKTKKSDGNKSKKDRDPNNTTKKPAKSNNIKIPNTIMDLDVIRQSLPLLFSSSTQNDVALRRDHSFCCYILQTCEQLLQHTKSFIQDTSQLQNHNYINTYIDVGRLLYKYFVQNLDEALINDEQVTILALQCFKEISCCICTLLSSELPKFLNSIFEVQSKKEPKSTNINSQLQEIIFSLKSYLKKFLTEETHNDDREKVSLLLLQIIEQFTYKINFEDYNSEEMLECIKEIIQVEDIRSPIVPTIIQFFLNLEEHSQECGDTLNEICVELCEKAGNIDNAATELIANGSYKSIREDTILQVYNVLSGHIKQKLDSASWLLMRLKAEDTIARAPETIDEAWNNRLRDKERNLCRQLSYLAQALQTLANTLIKPGPSTDLTFKNLQYLYHLLGNLTKYFYAKSNDQNAAFQAVKFIQVVQIAGKSLKSAFYNLVTYVEENQNKLKLKSDSYAQRNKILKETKVIPRVVYEIEQFNKEILLLGKRTGIPLENYLKRSITRDFRIKNPQLIEGLEGMDVSLLNTQAPENTESETSNMNDCDSNSDDDTSQSKRLRVDD, encoded by the exons atgaGTCAACGGTTTGAAAAATTGAGAGAACGTGGCAATAAATCAGAAATATGCGCATTTGTTCAAGAATCGAGCGTGGAACAG CTTACGCGATTAATACATAGCAGTATTTGTAAATCGAATGGATTAAAAACATTAGATGACCTTCTGCAAGCATTTTCCAATTCTGAAGCCTGTCAAACTAAGCGACGAAAAGTGATTGAATCTACGTTAAAAAATTTGGAGGAAACTAACATATCTCTAGGGCAAGCAAATGCGATCGTTAACCGAATAATTTCTGACTTGCCAAACTATTCAAAGCAACATCTTGTCAAACTTGTTGACTTCTGTCTCACAAATATTCGTAATAATGATAATGAGCTATGCAG tTGGAAGGATTTATTACCTGCATTACTGGAGGcactggaaaatgaaaaatatattgtacatgCAGATGCTGAAGTTTCTGGAACTGAATATAAATCACTAATTATTAAAGCCATATGTAATTATCATTGGAACGTCAATCTTTTACCATCTTTGGCAAAAATGTTTGG GGATATGGTACTAGATAAAACAGATCGTAATGAGGTTTTGAGGACATTATGTTCTGCTCTTCCAAATCTCCCTCTGGATCAAGTACCCTCATTCACATACCAGACATTAAAATTATGTCCAAATCAAGATAATAGAAAGCTTTTGAATGCCTTGTCCAAATACTTTAAGCTATGTTATTCAAAAACAAATTTGTCTGATGACAGTAATAGTCTTGAAAATATTG atataattaatttaaaagagGTACAAGACATTGAGAGCACTGTTTTGTATCATGTGTACCAAGCTGCTCAGTTAAATCATGAAAACATGAAAGATTTTATCCGTTTCCTTAAACATGTGTCTCATGCCCCAGAGTACGTGCTACAACCCTTTATGCTCTCTGTACTCATGTCAGTTTCTACAATATATGAAGATCAG ATATTTGAGATATTAAGATTGGCTGTGGTTAATAGTAgcttagaaaaagaaaaacgacaaAACAGTGCATGGATGAGACAACTTTTACCTACACCTTGCAATATAATTGGGATTATTCGACAAGTCATTGATAGCAg cAATAAAGATCGTCATTTAGTACTAAGGGGACTTACAAATTTAGCTTTTACGTTAATGAATGCTGATCAAAAATCTAAAAATAATGCAACAGCTATGTGGAGTATTGGATCCGAAATAATACGAGAAATAATTAAGAAACGTCACGAGACAATTCCTATTGTGTTACAAGAGTTGATTAATAAAATAGTAGCAGGTGGTATGCCTACAACACACTATACAG ATTGTTTAAAGTATATGTGCCAAGAATTGTCAATAGTTGTTTTGGATCATCAAGTCTGGATTATAACTATCCTCGAACGATTGTTATTTTTACATCCTACAGTTGCTAATCAAGTTTTGTATGCTATTTTTCCATTGGCGCGTGTTTCACCAAATATACGAGAAAACCTTTTATTGACTTTGAGAAAAGCTCTTTACAGGAAAGGTGCATTAAAACGACAAACAGCTGTGACAGGATATCTTGAAATGTTAAAATATACAAACATGCATTCCCAACTTAGCTTTAGACTTAGTCAATTTAATGATTCAATGAGTGCTAGTTCTAGGTCAACATTAACTCAG GTAACTTTGGAGTATAATTCGCAACGAAGAAAATCGGTTACAGACTGTGATAAAACTTTATATTATGAAATATCGGATATATTAAAAAAGACCTTTACTTATGAGTATGAAACCAGATTACACTTGTACGAAG GCCTGTATGGTACTGTGATCAAAAATCCCGAAATAACAGAAATTCTAGTAGACATGCTCCTTTCACATTTGAATCTATATCTTCATACAGATGATAGTACCTTGCCACCTGTAAAATTAGAATTGTGCACAGATGTCCATGGAGTGGAAGTAGTATTGCAAGAACCTATTGCTCAATTGATATTTACGTTGCAAAAGACATATATTAATACAGTTGTAAAAAATTCACATACTCTTGAAAAATTACATGATATTTTGAAATCACTGTGTAGGAAAATGGCAATTACAGAATTGGAGCATTTAAATTtg GAACATGGAACTGACTTACTTCATGGAGATTTTCCAAAGCCAGAGATCAAGTTAAAGAATCTTGGTATGGTCATTGGGATATATGAGGCTTTAATGGCGTTTCGAATTGGAGAATGGTCGAAGGGGAATGAGGAAAGCTCTCATGATACTAACAATTTGTTCAAAGGATATACACGTTTGATAGACTTTATTAAAaag CAAAACACAAAAACGAAAAAAAGTGATGGTAATAAATCTAAAAAGGACCGAGATCCCAATAATACAACTAAAAAGCCGGCTAAATCAAATAATATCAAAATACCAAATACTATTATGGATTTGGATGTAATTCGTCAAAGTTTACCGCTCTTATTTTC GTCTTCTACTCAAAATGATGTTGCACTTAGAAGAGACCACAGCTTTTGTTGCTATATATTACAAACATGTGAACAACTCTTACAACATACAAAATCATTTATACAGGATACCTCTCAATTGCAAAATCATaactatataaatacatatattgatGTTGGAAG ATtgctttataaatattttgtacaaaatttgGATGAGGCACTTATAAATGATGAACAAGTAACTATATTGGCTTTACAATGTTTCAAGGAAATTTCTTGCTGTATATGTACATTACTCTCATCTGAATTACCAAAATTTCTCAATTCAATTT TTGAAGTACAATCCAAGAAGGAACCAAAATCTACAAATATCAATTCTCAATtacaagaaattattttttcattgaAGTCGTACCTCAAGAAGTTTCTTACAGAAGAAACGCACAATGATGACAGGGAGAAAGTATCACTTCTGTTATTACAAATAATAGAACAATTTACATATAAGATTAACTTCGAAGATTACAATTCTGAAGAG ATGCTCGAATGtataaaagaaattattcaaGTAGAAGATATTCGAAGCCCTATTGTTCCTACAATCATACAATTCTTCTTGAACTTGGAAGAACATAGTCAAGAATGTGGAGATACATTGAATGAAATTTGTGTGGAATTATGTGAAAAAGCTGGAAACATTGATAAC GCAGCAACTGAATTAATAGCAAATGGTTCATATAAAAGTATACGTGAAGATACTATACTACAAGTTTATAACGTTTTGAGTGGTCACATTAAACAAAAATTAGATAGTGCTTCATGGTTATTGATGCGATTAAAGGCAGAAGACACTATAGCTAGAGCACCTGAAACAATTGATGAAgctt GGAATAACAGATTAAGGGATAAAGAACGAAATCTATGTAGACAATTATCTTATCTTGCTCAAGCACTTCAAACATTAGCTAATACATTGATCAAACCAGGTCCATCCACTGACTTGACCTTCAAAAATTTACAATACTTGTATCATTTACTTGGTAATCTTACAAAATACTTTTATGCTAAATCGAATGATCAGAATGCAGCGTTTCAAGCAGTCAA ATTCATTCAGGTGGTACAAATAGCTGGAAAATCATTAAAATCTGCTTTCTATAATTTGGTAACATATGTAGAG gaaaatcaaaataaattaaaattaaaatccgATTCATACGCTCAaaggaataaaattttaaaagaaaCCAAAGTAATACCTCGTGTAGTATATGAAATCGAGCAatttaacaaagaaatattactACTTGGCAAAAGAACGGGC ATACCGCTAGAAAATTACTTGAAACGAAGTATAACAAGGGATTTTAGAATTAAAAATCCACAACTGATAGAGGGGCTTGAGGGAATGGATGTCAGTTTA CTCAATACACAAGCTCCAGAAAACACTGAGAGTGAAACATCGAATATGAATGATTGTGACAGCAATAGTGATGATGATACATCTCAAAGCAAACGACTCAGGGTGGATGATTGa